Within the Planctomycetota bacterium genome, the region TGTCCGGGCTCGGGGGAAGCTCGCGCGTGCTCGCTTCAGGCGCCACCAAGTTCAGCGTCGTCGTGAAACTCGAAGAGCCGCCCCGAAGTATCAACCGCGCCGCGATCCGCCGCGTCAAGAACATGAAAACCGACTACTTCCCCGGGCTCTCGGACAGTCCCAGCCAGCCCCGCACGTGATCGGTCACCTTCGTAAGCCGCTCGTCCGAAACCGACGCGACGTAGACCGAGGCTATGCCCGCGGTGGCGTGGCCCATGACGGTATTCGCGGCCCGGTCGTCGCCGACCTCGTCCGCGACGGTGCGGAACGTGCTGCGGAGCCGGTAGAAGCCCAGGGACCGGACGCCACACCGCTGGGCGAGCTTCCGGAACTCCTGAGACACCCCGTCCCGGCTTCGGGTGCGGTCGACCCACGGCTGCCCGAGCCGGGTCAAAAAGACGCGGTCCGCGTACTCGGGCATGCTGGGGCGGGGGCGGACCCTCTCGACCTCGGCGATGGCCGCCAGGGTTTCGGGCCAGAGCGGCACCGCGCGGGCCACCTGCGTCTTGATGCGGGGGCTGCGGATGAACCCGTCTTCGACTTCGGGACGCCGCAGGGCCGAGCAATCGGTGTTCCCGTACCCGCCGTTCACGCCGAGCAGGATCATGGCGCCGAGCTGCGGCTCCGCCCGATCGAGCAACTCGCGGATGTCCTCGGCCGTGTAAATCTTCCGCTCGGTGGGCTTGGGCTTCCGAGCAACGAACTCCGGCCCGTACCGCATCGGTTTGGAGATGAGCTCCGACTGGTACGCCCAGTTGAACATGCTGCGGACCCGCTGGATGTGCCCCTTCAGCGTGACCTCGTTCCATTTTTTCCGGAGTGCGTTCGCCCAGCGGGTCCAATCGGCCACGAAAATCTCCGCCACGGGCCGACGGCCGCCGTAGAACTCGAGCATGGCCGTGATCGACCGTGCGATGTCCTGACGCGACCGGTCGCTCAGGCGGCCGGCCTGGGCGTCCTCCGTCTTCTGGCCCATGTAGGCGTTCGCCAGCTCGCCCAGCGTCATGCTGTCGACCGCCACGGCCGACGGCGTCGGGTCGCGACCGGCGAGCAGCGCGTCGCCCTCGGCGTGCCATCGCGAGAGGGCCAGGTCGGGATCGGCCCAGGGCCCGAAGTACCGAAGACGGCCGCGGATTTTCTTGCACCACTGGCCGCAAGGGTGAGCCGACATGGTTACGATGTTCGGGTAAGGCCACGCCGGCCGGTTGTGCTTTCGGTTGTGGCCGCCGTTTTTTTCGCCCTTTGCCGCCATGCGAAAATTGTGGCAAGTCCAGCGAGAAAAGCAACTTGGGTCCGTAGCTCAATGGATAGAGCACCGGTCTTCGGAACCGACGGTTGGTGGTTCGAGTCCACCCGGGCCCATTCCGTGTTGCTTCGCGGGGGTGTCGAGCGACACCCCGCTTAGAGCGGCTGCTTCTTGGGGAGGCCGGCGGCGCGCGGGTACGCCTTCGGCGTCTGCGTATCTTTGTAGACGCTGACGATTACCAAGTCGTTATCGAAGTCTTGGGGGTAGGCGTCGATCACGGCGATTTCGCCGGCCCCAAGCTTGGTTATCGCGTCGCCCGACGCGTCGAGTTCCTCTTCGACCCGTGGGCCCTTCATCGCGAGCAGCCGGCCGCCGACCTTGATCAGCGGCAGGCAGAGTTCGAGTAAGACCGGCATCGGGCCGACCGCGCGGCAGACCGCAAGGTCGTACCGTTCGCGGAAGGCGCGGTCCTGGCCGGCGGCTTCGGCGCGGCCGTGGTGGACGCGGACGTTGACGAGGTTCAGGCCTTCGACGACGTCCTGCAGGAACGCGCACTTCTTGCCGGTGGCTTCGAGCAGCGTGATTTTGATGTCTGGCTTCGTGATCGTCAGCGGGACGCCGGGTAGGCCACCGCCGGTGCCGACGTCGATCAGTTGGGCATCTTCGGGCAGGCCGTCGAGGCCGGGGAGCACGGTGAGCGAATCGATGATCATGCGCGACCACGCGGCGTCGGGTTCGCGGACGGCCGTCAGGTTTGTGCGCTGGTTCGCTTCGAGCAGCCGGTCCAAGAAGGCTTCGAGGCGTTCAAGGGTGGCGTCGTCCTGGGCCAGGCCGAGTTTCTCGAGGTCTTCGCGGACGAAAGCGGGGATGGCCATCGAGAGAATCTAGCGGGTGGCCCGGGCCGGCGTTTGGTTGCCGTTGAAGTGCTGCCCGCGTGGACGCGGGTCACTGGTAAATCGCGTCGGCGTGGTCGAACTCGAAGCTCGGCCGGGCCATCGCGCGGGGCTTACGTGACGCGAAGTTCATCACCAGTCCCACGATCGCGAACGAGAACAGCAGCGACGACCCGCCGTAGCTCACAAACGGCAGGGTGATCCCGGTGATCGGCATGACGCCCAGGCACATGCCGATGTTGATCGTGG harbors:
- a CDS encoding tyrosine-type recombinase/integrase; amino-acid sequence: MSAHPCGQWCKKIRGRLRYFGPWADPDLALSRWHAEGDALLAGRDPTPSAVAVDSMTLGELANAYMGQKTEDAQAGRLSDRSRQDIARSITAMLEFYGGRRPVAEIFVADWTRWANALRKKWNEVTLKGHIQRVRSMFNWAYQSELISKPMRYGPEFVARKPKPTERKIYTAEDIRELLDRAEPQLGAMILLGVNGGYGNTDCSALRRPEVEDGFIRSPRIKTQVARAVPLWPETLAAIAEVERVRPRPSMPEYADRVFLTRLGQPWVDRTRSRDGVSQEFRKLAQRCGVRSLGFYRLRSTFRTVADEVGDDRAANTVMGHATAGIASVYVASVSDERLTKVTDHVRGWLGLSESPGK
- the rsmG gene encoding 16S rRNA (guanine(527)-N(7))-methyltransferase RsmG is translated as MAIPAFVREDLEKLGLAQDDATLERLEAFLDRLLEANQRTNLTAVREPDAAWSRMIIDSLTVLPGLDGLPEDAQLIDVGTGGGLPGVPLTITKPDIKITLLEATGKKCAFLQDVVEGLNLVNVRVHHGRAEAAGQDRAFRERYDLAVCRAVGPMPVLLELCLPLIKVGGRLLAMKGPRVEEELDASGDAITKLGAGEIAVIDAYPQDFDNDLVIVSVYKDTQTPKAYPRAAGLPKKQPL